Proteins found in one Zea mays cultivar B73 chromosome 1, Zm-B73-REFERENCE-NAM-5.0, whole genome shotgun sequence genomic segment:
- the LOC103645089 gene encoding uncharacterized protein, protein MEGIFSRSPEMPKIKILLNDRGQPIGKSARQLSSAIECQVRKKLSIATTDWRLVDINKKYELWEDIKTYYDVDDAALNWVMRTAGKKWKQFKASIKQRYFNPELSIKEIPECPDKRVNDDDWHSMYNYWMSSEFQDRSEKAKINRQKLKMHHTAGSVSYACSEYDLAVKLGRPPRRDENFIQTHTRKNGVPTEQAKPIIDQLNDVVGVYPELKDRSIQEGDVFSVVCGTKEPKGYVRVLGLGPTPQDIGTPGLKSYTATRLQMEILARTKVQSEKAALEQRVLELQTQIEQRAQPDRASEEPTSHHGSTSFQHKVMRNKFAAEDEEDNEEYCASEDEELDDEDDQIFHQMQGANSPRSTRHFAEASHSKHDDLVGKDVILYAMLRSDLPVAKGTIVSTKPSTTVGGQILGRQYCEVIVTCVLKRDTILPRPCANVETMADAYMMSVAWPYKKGVLDKESLYLKTGGYKKLEWLSEGF, encoded by the exons ATGGAGGGAATATTCTCAAGGTCACCTGAAATGCCAAAAATCAAAATTTTACTCAATGATCGAGGTCAGCCTATTGGTAAAAGTGCTAGACAACTTTCAAGTGCTATTGAGTGTCAAGTTAGAAAGAAATTGTCTATTGCTACCACGGACTGGAGGCTTGTTGATATTAACAAGAAGTATGAGCTGTGGGAGGATATAAAGACATATTATGATGTAGATGATGCTGCCTTAAACTGGGTGATGCGCACAGCTGGAAAGAAGTGGAAGCAATTTAAAGCATCCATAAAGCAACGATACTTCAATCCTGAATTGTCTATAAAAGAAATTCCAGAATGTCCTGATAAGAGGGTTAATGATGATGATTGGCACTCTATGTACAACTATTGGATGTCTTCTGAATTTCAG GATCGCTCAGAAAAAGCTAAAATAAATCGACAAAAGCTAAAGATGCACCATACAGCCGGCAGTGTGAGCTATGCATGTTCAGAATATGATTTG GCTGTGAAACTAGGACGTCCTCCACGAAGAGATGAAAACTTTATCCAAACCCATACAAGAAAAAATGGAGTTCCTACAGAACAGGCAAAACCAATAATT GACCAACTTAATGATGTTGTTGGAGTATATCCAGAGTTAAAGGACCGGTCAATTCAAGAGGGTGATGTATTCTCTGTTGTTTGTGGAACGAAAGAGCCAAAAGGATATGTTCGTGTTTTGGGTTTAGGCCCTACTCCTCAAGATATTGGCACTCCAGGGTTGAAGTCTTATACTGCAACAAGACTACAAATGGAGATTCTTGCTCGTACAAAGGTTCAAAGTGAGAAGGCTGCTTTAGAACAGCGTGTACTTGAGCTACAGACTCAAATTGAGCAAAGGGCTCAACCAGACCGGGCAAGTGAAGAGCCCACGTCACATCACGGCTCTACTTCATTTCAACATAAG GTGATGAGGAACAAGTTTGCTGCTGAGGATGAGGAAGACAATGAAGAATATTGTGCTTCTGAAGATGAGGAATTAGATGATGAGGATGATCAAATATTTCATCAGATGCAAGGTGCAAACTCACCAAGATCTACAAGGCACTTTGCTGAAGCTTCACACTCTAAACATGATGATCTT GTTGGAAAAGATGTCATATTATATGCTATGTTGAGATCTGATTTGCCTGTGGCTAAAGGGACAATTGTTTCAACTAAACCAAGCACAACAGTTGGAGGCCAGATCCTTGGAAGGCAATATTGTGAAGTTATTGTAACTTGTGTGCTAAAACGAGATACAATTTTGCCTCGCCCTTGTGCCAATGTGGAAACTATGGCTGATGCTTACATGATGTCAGTTGCATGGCCGTATAAGAAA GGTGTTCTGGACAAAGAAAGCTTGTACCTTAAAACAGGAGGATACAAGAAGCTAGAGTGGTTGTCTGAAGGTTTTTGA
- the LOC103640687 gene encoding protein FEZ, whose product MYCKDDHVKQLPFSHASKHINTAVNQVRTSASIRPHRHGHACKQQSSPRNLELARHRNQERTIQAMEDDEEKPSQRITNKEEDEEDDDLVFPGFRFHPTDLELVGFYLKRKVEKKGFRIDIIREIDIYKHDPWDLPNEARHVVQGAGGDKDDWYFFCLRGRKYRNSIRPNRVTGSGFWKATGIDKPIHDGAGERVVGLKKSLVYYRGSAGRGNKTDWMMHEFRLPSAELVELHDAGIWTICRIFKRNTSYTRRCQQQKQEYGSKRSQQQEQELQYYYDYYRYHHHHHQHHYFHSSEAVYAAAEHHRQPSFLLRGFHGSSSSSAETTTTSGFVGAHPLLPPSTTSTLGWSDAASLRDSGISTWDELGRILEI is encoded by the exons ATGTACTGTAAGGACGACCATGTAAAGCAGCTTCCATTCAGCCATGCATCCAAACATATTAATACAGCGGTTAACCAAGTCCGTACATCAGCTTCCATTAGGCCCCATCGTCATGGTCATGCATGTAAGCAGCAATCAAGCCCTAGAAACCTCGAGCTAGCTCGTCATAGAAACCAAGAAAGAACCATCCAAGCCATGGAGGATGATGAGGAGAAGCCATCACAAAGGATCACCAACAAGGAGGAAGACGAAGAGGATGACGACTTGGTGTTCCCGGGCTTCCGGTTCCATCCAACCGACCTGGAGCTCGTGGGGTTCTATCTGAAGAGGAAAGTAGAGAAGAAGGGTTTCAGAATTGACATCATCAGGGAGATCGACATCTACAAGCATGACCCCTGGGATCTTCCAA ATGAAGCACGGCATGTGGTGCAAGGCGCAGGAGGAGACAAGGACGACTGGTACTTCTTCTGCCTGCGTGGCCGCAAGTACCGGAACAGCATCCGGCCCAACCGCGTCACCGGCTCCGGCTTCTGGAAGGCCACCGGCATCGACAAGCCCATACACGACGGCGCCGGCGAGCGCGTCGTCGGGCTCAAGAAGTCCCTCGTCTACTACCGCGGCAGCGCCGGAAGGGGCAACAAGACGGACTGGATGATGCACGAGTTCCGACTCCCCTCCGCAGAGTTGGTCGAGCTCCATGATGCT GGGATCTGGACGATCTGCCGCATCTTCAAGAGGAACACGTCGTACACTCGGAGGTGCCAGCAGCAGAAGCAGGAATACGGCAGCAAGCGAAGCCAGCAGCAGGAGCAGGAGTTGCAGTACTACTACGACTACTACCGCTACCATCACCACCACCATCAGCACCATTACTTCCACTCGTCCGAGGCGGTTTATGCTGCAGCTGAACACCATCGTCAGCCGTCGTTCCTGCTGCGCGGTTTCCATGGCTCGTCGTCGTCATCGGCCGAGACGACGACGACATCAGGATTCGTGGGAGCTCATCCATTGTTGCCGCCATCAACGACATCGACTCTAGGGTGGAGCGACGCGGCGAGCTTACGGGACAGCGGCATCAGCACCTGGGACGAACTCGGGAGGATCCTGGAGATCTGA